A window of Hemibagrus wyckioides isolate EC202008001 linkage group LG03, SWU_Hwy_1.0, whole genome shotgun sequence contains these coding sequences:
- the dcaf5 gene encoding DDB1- and CUL4-associated factor 5 yields the protein MRKAQGCGMRCSLGFLTRRMVTGRELLKEDFQRRRLSGCNSLYRRDMLGHYGCVNAIEFSNNGGQWLVSGGDDRRVLLWHMEKALQSHAKPVKLKGEHLSNIFCLAFDSTNTHVFSGGNDEQVILHDVERGETLNVFLHDDAVYGLSVSPVNDHVFASSSDDGRVLIWDTREPPHGEPFCLANYPSAFHSVMFNPVEPRLLATANSKEGVGLWDIRKPRSSLLRYGGSLSLQSAMSVRFNSAGTQLLALRRRLPPVLYELHSRLPSFQFDNQGYFNSCTMKSCCFAGDRDQYILSGSDDFNLYMWKIPNDPDSVGRVVNGAFMVLKGHRSIVNQVRFNPHTYMICSSGVEKVIKVWSPYQQPECVGDLEGRVEDKSRSLYTHEEYISLVLNSGSGLSHDYVSQSEQEDPRMMAFFDSLVRREIEGWSSDSDSDLSEGAILQLHARGRSHTRSTNHGDLTNQTLPTEAIGNRQSDSDHSSSTSSSSSLLSGPASGSERVDADAIGSRRRRRAGSRRASAFLLDVGNEDSDSSSFWLDPLPRPRSPSPRENSSLSRTSSPSSSPSSSSTSSSNSDGEEAELQRSRVRQRNAARKQGRMCWSRLDSAHSLQSATDYSSYPKISLHDSTSPSSSGEESRPIRGGGKNKGHCVASSPGPSSESHTETHLGVRSHLTDVMERAESRIGEREDLGAGKSSEDELNSLELYGNSSAHDESCIDSTLPESSEEAEPDSKPTGSRTGKRTRFGSEPEEEEPQSEKKLKT from the exons ATGAGGAAGGCTCAGGGCTGCGGGATGCGCTGCTCACTGGGCTTCCTGACCCGCAGGATGGTGACCGGCCGCGAGCTGCTGAAGGAGGACTTCCAGAGGCGCAGACTGTCCGGCTGTAACAGTCTTTACCGCAGGGATATGCTCGGACACTACGGCTGTGTCAACGCCATCGAGTTCTCCAACAACGGGGGACAGTGGCTGGTgtccg gtggtgatGACCGGCGTGTGCTATTGTGGCACATGGAGAAAGCTCTTCAGTCTCATGCTAAACCTGTCAAACTGAAAGGGGAACACCTGTCTAACATCTTCTGTCTCGCATTCgacagtacaaacacacacgtctTCTCCGGGG ggaatGATGAGCAGGTGATTCTGCATGACGTGGAGCGAGGTGAGACGCTGAACGTGTTTCTCCATGACGACGCTGTGTACGGTCTGTCCGTCAGCCCTGTTAATGATCACGTGTTCGCCAGCTCCTCAGATGATGGCCGTGTTCTTATCTGGGACACAAGGGAACCCCCCCAcggag agccATTCTGCTTGGCGAATTATCCGTCTGCATTCCACAGTGTGATGTTTAACCCTGTGGAGCCACGCCTACTCGCAACGGCCAACTCTAAAGAGGGCGTCGGCCTGTGGGACATCCGCAAACCACgcag ttctCTGTTGCGGTACGGGGGTTCTCTGTCTCTGCAGAGTGCGATGAGTGTGCGCTTTAACAGTGCAGGTACTCAGCTGCTGGCTCTGCGCAGACGTCTGCCCCCTGTCCTGTATGAGCTGCACTCCCGTCTGCCCAGCTTCCAGTTCGACAACCAGGGCTACTTCAACTCCTGCACCATGAAGAGCTGCTGCTTCGCAGGGGACCGTGACCag tataTCCTGTCTGGCTCTGATGACTTTAATCTCTACATGTGGAAAATTCCCAACGACCCAGACTCAG tGGGTCGAGTAGTTAACGGGGCGTTCATGGTGTTGAAGGGCCATCGCTCAATTGTGAATCAGGTCCGCTTTAATCCACATACCTACATGATCTGTTCCTCTGGGGTGGAGAAGGTTATCAAG GTATGGAGTCCGTACCAGCAGCCGGAGTGTGTGGGTGATCTGGAGGGTCGGGTGGAGGATAAGTCTcgctctctctacacacacgaGGAGTACATCAGCCTGGTGCTGAACAGTGGCAGCGGCCTGTCACATGACTacgtcagccaatcagagcaggaGGATCCACGCATGATGGCCTTTTTTGATTCGCTGGTGCGGCGGGAGATCGAAGGCTGGAGCTCCGATTCGGATTCCGATCTGAGCGAAGGAGCCATTCTGCAGCTGCATGCCAGGGGGCGTAGCCACACACGCTCCACCAACCACGGAGATTTGACAAATCAAACTCTGCCCACCGAAGCAATCGGCAATCGGCAAAGCGACTCAGATCACTCCTCTTCCACGTCATCCTCCTCGTCCTTATTGTCTGGTCCCGCTTCCGGGAGTGAGAGGGTAGATGCTGATGCAATAGGTTCACGCAGACGGAGAAGGGCGGGGTCACGACGAGCATCCGCGTTCCTTTTAGATGTGGGAAACGAGGATTCGGATTCCAGTAGTTTCTGGCTGGACCCGTTGCCGCGCCCACGTTCTCCGAGCCCACGTGAGAACTCCAGTCTGTCTAGGACCTCCAGTCCAAGCTCCTCCCCCAGCTCCTCCTCTACCTCCTCGTCCAATAGTGATGGAGAAGAGGCGGAGCTTCAGAGGAGCAGAGTGCGACAACGTAACGCAGCTAGGAAGCAGGGCCGTATGTGTTGGTCACGTTTAGACTCCGCCCACTCTCTTCAGAGCGCCACAGATTACAGCAGCTACCCAAAAATATCTCTTCACGATTCAACATCTCCTTCTTCCTCTGGTGAAGAGAGCCGGCCAATCAGAGGTGGGGGTAAAAATAAGGGGCATTGTGTTGCGTCTAGCCCTGGCCCTTCCTCAGAGAGccatacagagacacacctaGGGGTCAGAAGTCACCTCACTGATGTCATGGAGAGGGCGGAGTCAAGAATCGGTGAGAGGGAAGATCTGGGGGCGGGTAAAAGCAGCGAGGACGAATTGAACAGCTTGGAGCTGTATGGAAACTCCAGCGCTCACGATGAGAGCTGTATAGACTCAACTCTTCCGGAATCCTCCGAAGAGGCAGAGCCTGACTCTAAGCCAACAGGCTCTAGGACCGGAAAACGGACACGTTTCGGATCCGAGccggaggaggaggagcctCAATCAGAAAAAAAGTTAAAGACATAA